Genomic segment of Ewingella sp. CoE-038-23:
CTACCAGCGAAACCAGCTTCGGGCGCTCGACGCACCAGCCGGGCGCCACGCGGCGATAGTTGATATATCCCAGTGCGCAGGCGACGGCGATATCCGCCACGTTCAGGCTTTCGCCATTCAACAACGTGCAGTTTTTGGCATGCTGCTCAAGGGTGTCGAGGCCGCGCAGCACCTTGGCGCGCTGTTTCACCACCCACTCTTCATTACGTTTGTCAGCATCGCGCTTGCTCTCTAACACCAGCGCCACGGCGGCGTCGGTCACGCCATCGGCCAGCGCCTCAATCTGTTTAACCCGCAATGCCTCCAGCGGCTGCCAGGGCAGCAGCGTAGGGGAAGCATTCTGCAACTCGATAAACTGCACGATGATCGGCGAATCGTAAAACACCTCGCCCTCGTCAGTGACCAGCGCGGGCACTTTGCCCAGCGGGTTATAGTCGGTGATTTTGCTGCCCGGCTCGCTCGGCGGGTCATTCACAAACTCAAAAGGAATGCCCTTCTCCAGCAGCATGACTGAGATTTTACGCACGTATGGACTGGTGTAGCTGCCGACTAGCTTCATCATATTCTCCCGCGTTAAGACCTATTTTAAAGCTAGCAGCCAAGCCCCGCTTTACCAAACTACGCCGCGCAAAGCGCCATTTTTAAGAATTGCCCTTCACGCGTCCTACACCAAAAATGCCTTTCTGCCGCGTCAGCCTCGGTTTTGCGCAATCAGGCTTTCCCCTCTGAGAAGCGAAGCGTTAAAATATTGTTTAAATTTCGTAGTGTTTAAAAGGTTATTTCGATGGATGTTCTGCGCCAGAACCCTTCTGACGAAAAAGGCGATCAGACCCTGACGGCGATTGTCGGGGCGACCCGCAAGCCGGTGATGCAGCGCGGGCATCTGGATGCGCCAGAAGATGACTGGATCGCCGAAGAAGTGCCGGTCGCACTGGTCTACAACGGCATCTCTCACGTGGTGATGATGGCGTCGCCAAAAGATCTCGACGCCTTCGCGCTCGGATTTTCTTTATCAGAAGGCATTATCGAATCCGTCTCTGACATGTACGGTATGGATGTGTCATCCAACTGCAATGGCATCGAAGTTAACATCGAGTTATCAACCCGACGTTTTAGCGGTTTAAAAGAGCGCCGCCGCGCGATGGCCGGACGCACCGGCTGCGGCGTGTGTGGCATTGAGCAACTCGGCGATCTGTTCCGCCCGCTCAAGCCGCTGCCCTTTACTCAAACCTTTGATTTAGCCCTGTTAGATCAGGCGCTGAGCCAGTTGAAATCGGTGCAAACCATCGGCCAGCTCACCGGCTGCACTCACGCCGGCGCATGGATTAGCCCTCAGGGCGAACTGCTCGGCGGCTGTGAAGACGTCGGTCGCCACGTCGCGCTGGATAAAATCCTCGGCGTGCGGGCCAAGAAAGCCGACTGGCAGCAGGGCGCGGCGCTGGTATCGAGCCGCGCCAGCTATGAAATGGTGCAGAAAGCCGCAATGTGCGGCGTCGAAATTCTGTTTGCCGTCTCCGCCGCCACGCAACTGGCGGTGGATGTCGCCGAACGCTGTAACCTGACGCTGGTCGGCTTCAGCAAGCCGGGGCGGGCGACGGTCTATACTCATCCACAGAGGTTGAGGGGCTGAGCCCGCGTCGGATTGCTCTCAATTCAGCGTTAGATTGTTTATTACCAGCTTATTTGTACTTGCTCTAAGGGCGGCCGAAAGCCCCGCCTGACGGGCCTGAGACAATACCCGCACAAAGTGCGGAGCATAGATAATCATTTTCAATATCATTTAATTAACTATAATGATCCTACTGATTACGCGGTGCTCACAATGACGGTGCCGCCCTACACTATGGAGACGATGAACATGAGTTATTCACTGCCATCACTGCCTTACGCATACGACGCACTCGAACCGCATTTCGACAAACAGACGATGGAAATCCATCACACTAAACACCACCAGACCTACGTTAACAACGCTAACGCTGCGCTGGAAAGCTTGCCAGAACTGGCAAAACTGTCTGTTGAAGAACTGATTGCCAACCTGGACAAAGTGCCAGCTGACAAGAAAGTTGCTCTGCGCAACAACGCAGGTGGCCACGCTAACCACAGCCTGTTCTGGAAAGGCCTGAAAACCGGTACCACCCTGCAGGGCGACCTGAAAGCGGCAATCGAACGTGACTTCGGCAGCGTTGACGCTTTCAAAGAAACCTTCGAGAAAGCAGCAACTACTCGTTTCGGCTCAGGCTGGGCGTGGCTGGTGCTGAAAACCGACGGCAAACTGGCGGTAGTTTCTACTGCTAACCAAGACAGCCCGCTGATGGGTGAAGCAATCTCTGGCGCATCTGGCTACCCTCTGCTGGGTCTGGACGTTTGGGAACACGCTTACTACCTGAAATATCAGAACAAACGCCCTGACTACATCAAAGCATTCTGGGATGTTGTGAACTGGGACGAAGCGGCAAAACGTCTGGCTGAAGCGAAGTAATTTCGCGCCCCTTGGGGTTCAGCAACGCACATTAGGCGGGGGCTTCCCCGCCTTTTTTACGCCCATTTTTCGCCCCCTTATTGCAGCCTTTTCTCTCAATTTTCAGACCTTGCTCGCACTTCTTAAATATCCTGCCTCACCCCCCTAAAGTTTGGCTTAAGTCATTCCGATAGACCCTTCACAAAGGCATCTCTTTTTAAGCATGGACGTTGGGGGAAAATACTGATGGGAATGGGTTTAGTACAACGCATCGATAATCTAAAAGTCGGCACCAAACTCGGGCTGGGCCTGGGGTTTATTTTGCTGATTGCCGTGGTGATATCCGCCGTGGGGATGATGAAGTTCAAAAGCATCGACCAGCGGGCCGATAAGGTCGATTTCAGCAATCAAATTAATACCTTATTGCACGACGCACGTCTTAATCGCACCTTATACCAATTCAATTACGACCCCGTTTATCTGGAGAAAAACCAGCAACTTATCGGCCAAGTTGAGCAGTTACTACAAGAGTCCAAAGGCAAGATGAGCTGGGAGCCGAAGAATCAAGCCAATTTAGATCAGGTGCCAGTAAAAATTAGTGAATACAAACAGGCGCAGGCGGCTTTCAAACACGCGGTGGATGAAAAAGACGCGGTGCGCAAGAGCTGGAACTTGTCGGACACTGAGGACATCCTCAAACGCTTGCAAGAACAGCTGCGGGTAGAAGATGTAGATCCGTCGATTCGCATGTCGCTTTCTGAAGTGATTCAGAAGCTGATCAGCATCCGCTATTACGTCCGCGGGCTGCTGCTCAGCCCAACTCAGGCGTCAGAAGTGCCATTATTGCAGGCGATTGACGATACCAAGGCCAATGCCACCAAGCTCAACGCCCTGCTGTTGCCAAACCAGCAAGAGACGCTGGCGCCGCTGATGAACGCGCTGGCGAGCTATAAATCACACGTCGTGGCTTACCTGCCTGCCGTCGAGCGCGAGAAGGCGGCCTCGCAAATCTTGGCGGTAAAAGCTAATGATATGAACGCATTAGTGGCTGATATCTTCAAAAACGAGCTGGAGAGCACCCACGCCGACATCAACAAAGCGCTGATGCTGATGGGTATTATTACGCTGGCGGTGCTGGTTATCGGCACCCTGTTCTCGTGGCACATCACCCGCCAGTTAACCCATCCGCTGCGCGCCACGCTGGCCACCGCCGAGCTGATTGCCAAGGGGGATCTCACGGCGGCGCAGCCTACCGCCCGCCGCGACGAGCTGGGCATGTTAATGAACGCCGTGGCCGGAATGAGCCAGAACCTGCGCAATATGATTTATGAAATTCGCACGGGGGTCGGTCAGGTGTCCCACGCGGCGGCGGAAATTGCCGCGGGGAATACTGATTTATCCTCGCGCACCGAGCAGCAGGCGGCGGCAGTGGAAGAGACCGCCGCCAGCATGGAGCAGCTCAGCTCGACAGTGAAACAAAACGCCGAGAACGCCCACCATGCCAGCAAACTGGCCTCTGACGCCTCGCAAACCGCCACCCTCGGCGGCAAGCAGGTCGGCGACGTGGTGCTCACCATGCAACAGATCTCCAGCAGCTCCAAGCGCATCGCCGAGATAACCTCCGTTATCAACGGTATCGCCTTCCAGACCAACATTCTGGCGCTGAACGCGGCGGTGGAAGCTGCCCGCGCCGGTGAGCAAGGACGCGGCTTCTCGGTGGTGGCTTCTGAAGTTCGCACGCTGGCCCAGCGCAGCGCGCAGGCCGCCAAAGAGATTGAAGGGTTGATTGCCGAGTCGGTCGAGCGAGTGAATACCGGGGCCAAGCTGGTCGAAAGTACCGGGCGCACCATGCAGGATATCGTGCAGTCGGTGACCAACGTGCGCGACATTATGGGCGAGATTGCCTCCGCGTCTGACGAGCAGAGCCGGGGCATCACGCAGATTTCCCAAGCCATTGTCGAGATGGACAGCACCACCCAGCAGAACGCCGCGCTGGTTGAGCAGTCTGCCGCCGCCGCCGACTCTCTCGAAGAGCAGTCACGCCTGCTGACCGAAGCCGTGTCGGTGTTCCGCC
This window contains:
- a CDS encoding glutathione S-transferase; the encoded protein is MKLVGSYTSPYVRKISVMLLEKGIPFEFVNDPPSEPGSKITDYNPLGKVPALVTDEGEVFYDSPIIVQFIELQNASPTLLPWQPLEALRVKQIEALADGVTDAAVALVLESKRDADKRNEEWVVKQRAKVLRGLDTLEQHAKNCTLLNGESLNVADIAVACALGYINYRRVAPGWCVERPKLVSLVERLFQRESFSRTAPP
- a CDS encoding methyl-accepting chemotaxis protein, translating into MGMGLVQRIDNLKVGTKLGLGLGFILLIAVVISAVGMMKFKSIDQRADKVDFSNQINTLLHDARLNRTLYQFNYDPVYLEKNQQLIGQVEQLLQESKGKMSWEPKNQANLDQVPVKISEYKQAQAAFKHAVDEKDAVRKSWNLSDTEDILKRLQEQLRVEDVDPSIRMSLSEVIQKLISIRYYVRGLLLSPTQASEVPLLQAIDDTKANATKLNALLLPNQQETLAPLMNALASYKSHVVAYLPAVEREKAASQILAVKANDMNALVADIFKNELESTHADINKALMLMGIITLAVLVIGTLFSWHITRQLTHPLRATLATAELIAKGDLTAAQPTARRDELGMLMNAVAGMSQNLRNMIYEIRTGVGQVSHAAAEIAAGNTDLSSRTEQQAAAVEETAASMEQLSSTVKQNAENAHHASKLASDASQTATLGGKQVGDVVLTMQQISSSSKRIAEITSVINGIAFQTNILALNAAVEAARAGEQGRGFSVVASEVRTLAQRSAQAAKEIEGLIAESVERVNTGAKLVESTGRTMQDIVQSVTNVRDIMGEIASASDEQSRGITQISQAIVEMDSTTQQNAALVEQSAAAADSLEEQSRLLTEAVSVFRLSDSDSKSASVTPRAPQLQSPLLPRPAGVSQDNWETF
- the fdhD gene encoding formate dehydrogenase accessory sulfurtransferase FdhD: MDVLRQNPSDEKGDQTLTAIVGATRKPVMQRGHLDAPEDDWIAEEVPVALVYNGISHVVMMASPKDLDAFALGFSLSEGIIESVSDMYGMDVSSNCNGIEVNIELSTRRFSGLKERRRAMAGRTGCGVCGIEQLGDLFRPLKPLPFTQTFDLALLDQALSQLKSVQTIGQLTGCTHAGAWISPQGELLGGCEDVGRHVALDKILGVRAKKADWQQGAALVSSRASYEMVQKAAMCGVEILFAVSAATQLAVDVAERCNLTLVGFSKPGRATVYTHPQRLRG
- the sodA gene encoding superoxide dismutase [Mn]; this translates as MSYSLPSLPYAYDALEPHFDKQTMEIHHTKHHQTYVNNANAALESLPELAKLSVEELIANLDKVPADKKVALRNNAGGHANHSLFWKGLKTGTTLQGDLKAAIERDFGSVDAFKETFEKAATTRFGSGWAWLVLKTDGKLAVVSTANQDSPLMGEAISGASGYPLLGLDVWEHAYYLKYQNKRPDYIKAFWDVVNWDEAAKRLAEAK